The following proteins come from a genomic window of Rhodoligotrophos sp. CJ14:
- a CDS encoding DUF1007 family protein encodes MTARFSFRLGGILAIVFASLTIASGRAAAHPHVWIESRSDLVLDEQGRVTAINVEWRFDEMYSTVAVEGLDANGDGIYEAEETQSLAKENVEALKEYDYFVYAEANGQKVAYGDVTEYGNLFSNGVLTLYFRVPLQQPIDPATTKFSYSIYDPSFYIAIELAKQDPIQILGKLASACHIDIGKSAAEAENFQYSEDFWDQEANKGMGAMFAQPISLQCGAPPQNG; translated from the coding sequence ATGACGGCCAGGTTTTCCTTTCGCCTTGGTGGCATTCTCGCGATTGTCTTTGCTTCGCTAACGATCGCCAGCGGACGCGCCGCGGCTCATCCTCATGTCTGGATCGAAAGCCGGTCTGACCTTGTGTTGGACGAGCAGGGCAGAGTCACTGCCATCAATGTCGAATGGCGCTTCGATGAAATGTACAGCACGGTCGCGGTCGAGGGCTTGGACGCCAATGGCGATGGCATCTATGAGGCCGAGGAGACGCAATCACTCGCGAAGGAGAACGTCGAGGCCCTCAAGGAATATGACTACTTCGTCTATGCCGAGGCCAATGGCCAGAAGGTGGCCTATGGCGATGTCACCGAATATGGCAACCTCTTCTCGAACGGGGTTCTGACCCTTTATTTCCGCGTGCCATTGCAGCAGCCCATCGATCCTGCGACCACCAAATTCAGCTACTCGATTTACGATCCGTCCTTCTACATTGCCATTGAGCTCGCCAAACAGGATCCCATCCAGATCCTGGGCAAGCTCGCCTCGGCCTGCCATATCGACATTGGCAAGAGCGCCGCTGAGGCTGAGAACTTCCAATATTCTGAGGATTTTTGGGATCAGGAGGCGAATAAGGGCATGGGAGCCATGTTCGCACAACCCATCTCGCTCCAATGCGGTGCTCCGCCCCAGAACGGCTGA
- a CDS encoding lipopolysaccharide biosynthesis protein, which yields MKPISSSRLLTLSASLIGARIAGAGLTFLTQILIARWLGADTLGHYAVAMSLGGVLAIVAAGGYPSIAQRYIARYRVDERADLTTGFTSSGLRGIFLSSLVLIALTWTGLWLFQGDRSPDYTLALAIGALAAPGMAMLNFHGAVANAYRKPFLGFLPDTLLRPMLFIAAVALAELALSSVISAMELMAMNLGVAVLAALLQWALMRREGILAGRHAPRTRENATWRKSAVPLVLIVLFTNYFIDVDILLLSTLLTPEQIAVFNICVRFTAFIVFALHSVNQIALPDLADAHARTDRNGVMQALGRANFAGVGLAVGATVLLALFGNSILKHIGPEFAGGYKLLVLLSFAQIARASLGTASVQLLTVTGHQTKALPALGGGMLALVVLNFLLVPRLGLEGAGIAMLVTITGWSAALAVVAYKVTGYDVTFWTPLRQLAARHLVRHA from the coding sequence ATGAAACCGATCAGTAGCTCTCGGCTGCTTACCCTCTCCGCCAGCCTGATCGGCGCCCGGATTGCAGGAGCCGGCCTCACCTTCCTGACCCAGATCCTCATCGCCCGCTGGCTCGGTGCCGACACCCTCGGCCATTATGCCGTGGCGATGTCGCTGGGCGGGGTCCTGGCGATCGTCGCTGCGGGCGGTTATCCCTCGATCGCGCAGCGCTATATCGCCCGTTATCGCGTCGATGAGCGCGCCGATCTGACCACTGGCTTCACGAGTTCCGGCCTGCGCGGCATTTTCCTCAGCTCTCTGGTGCTGATTGCGCTCACCTGGACCGGACTATGGCTCTTCCAGGGTGACCGCAGCCCGGATTATACTTTGGCCCTCGCCATCGGTGCCCTTGCTGCGCCCGGCATGGCCATGCTGAATTTCCACGGCGCCGTGGCCAATGCCTATCGCAAGCCGTTTCTCGGCTTTCTGCCCGACACGCTGCTCCGCCCAATGCTGTTCATCGCCGCGGTCGCCCTCGCCGAACTGGCACTCTCGTCGGTCATCTCTGCCATGGAGTTGATGGCGATGAACCTTGGCGTCGCGGTCTTGGCGGCTCTGCTGCAATGGGCGCTCATGCGCCGAGAGGGCATCCTCGCCGGCCGCCACGCGCCACGCACCCGGGAAAATGCCACGTGGCGAAAATCGGCCGTGCCGCTCGTCTTGATCGTGCTCTTCACCAACTACTTCATCGACGTGGATATTCTCCTGCTCAGCACCCTGCTGACACCTGAGCAGATCGCCGTCTTCAATATCTGCGTACGTTTCACCGCCTTCATCGTGTTCGCGCTGCATTCAGTTAACCAGATCGCGCTGCCCGACCTTGCTGATGCTCATGCGCGCACCGACAGGAATGGCGTGATGCAGGCCCTTGGACGCGCCAATTTCGCCGGCGTCGGCCTTGCCGTCGGCGCAACTGTGCTGCTTGCTCTCTTCGGAAATTCCATTCTCAAGCATATCGGGCCTGAATTCGCGGGAGGCTATAAGCTCCTTGTGCTCTTGTCCTTCGCACAGATCGCCCGCGCGAGCCTCGGCACCGCCTCCGTCCAGCTGCTCACGGTGACCGGCCATCAGACAAAGGCGCTCCCGGCCCTCGGCGGAGGAATGCTTGCGCTCGTTGTCCTGAACTTTCTCCTCGTGCCCCGGCTGGGCCTCGAGGGGGCGGGCATCGCCATGCTGGTCACGATTACAGGCTGGTCGGCAGCTTTGGCGGTGGTCGCCTATAAGGTGACGGGCTATGATGTCACCTTCTGGACACCGCTGCGGCAGCTTGCGGCTCGGCACTTGGTGCGGCACGCCTGA
- a CDS encoding gamma-glutamyl-gamma-aminobutyrate hydrolase family protein — MTPLIGLPADTADNHGLQFHSIGDKYVRAVAEAANGIPLVIPALAPLIELDSLLDRLDGLVLTGALSNVHPSRYGAPANSDYEPYDQARDDTTIPLIGKAIARGLPLLCICRGYQELNVVLGGTLATEIQRLKGRFDHRAPQVDDLDERYGPRHAIVLEPGGLLRSIVGAERIMVNSLHRQAIDRLAPRLRVEARAEDGTIEAVSVKDSKCFALGVQWHPEYKAVQNPISVKIFRAFGEAARRHCAARQTGFAAA, encoded by the coding sequence GTGACACCTTTGATCGGCTTGCCGGCCGATACGGCAGACAACCATGGACTGCAGTTCCATTCCATTGGCGACAAATACGTTCGCGCGGTCGCGGAAGCAGCCAACGGCATTCCGCTGGTCATTCCGGCTCTTGCGCCGCTGATCGAGCTCGATTCCCTGCTCGACAGGCTCGATGGCCTGGTGCTCACGGGCGCGCTGTCGAATGTTCACCCCAGCCGCTACGGTGCTCCGGCCAATTCGGATTACGAGCCCTATGATCAGGCGCGGGACGACACGACCATTCCGTTGATCGGCAAGGCCATTGCCCGAGGGCTACCGCTGCTGTGCATCTGCCGAGGCTATCAGGAGCTCAATGTCGTTCTGGGCGGCACGCTCGCAACCGAAATCCAGCGCCTGAAGGGCCGCTTCGATCATCGGGCGCCGCAGGTCGATGACCTCGACGAACGCTATGGACCACGTCACGCGATAGTTCTCGAGCCGGGTGGGCTGTTGCGCAGCATTGTGGGTGCCGAGCGGATCATGGTGAATTCACTGCATCGCCAGGCCATCGACAGACTCGCGCCGCGGCTCAGGGTCGAGGCGCGCGCCGAGGATGGAACGATCGAGGCGGTATCCGTCAAAGACAGCAAGTGTTTTGCATTGGGCGTGCAGTGGCACCCGGAATACAAAGCCGTTCAGAACCCGATTTCTGTTAAGATCTTTCGCGCGTTCGGCGAGGCGGCGCGGCGCCATTGCGCGGCGCGCCAGACGGGATTTGCCGCCGCCTGA
- a CDS encoding cytochrome c biogenesis CcdA family protein — MTVSFAAALMAGAISFLSPCVLPLVPPYLCFIAGTSLEEMADQDRTPEITGRIMLAAVLFVLGFATVFVLLGATASALGQLVREHLTLLAQIAGVVIIAMGLHFLGLFRISILNREARYHHESRPAGLAGAYLVGLAFAFGWTPCIGPVLAAILALAAVEDSVARGALLLAVYSLGLGIPFLLSAAAIRAFLTFAQRFRRHLGLVEKAMGGLLVLTGVMFLTGTMTQLSFWLLETFPALGRIG, encoded by the coding sequence ATGACAGTCTCTTTCGCTGCGGCCCTGATGGCGGGCGCAATCAGCTTCTTGAGCCCCTGCGTTCTGCCGCTGGTTCCGCCCTATCTCTGTTTCATCGCGGGAACCTCCCTCGAGGAGATGGCGGATCAGGACCGAACGCCGGAGATCACCGGCCGGATCATGCTGGCAGCTGTGCTCTTCGTGCTGGGCTTTGCCACGGTCTTTGTACTGCTAGGCGCCACCGCTTCCGCCCTTGGGCAACTCGTCCGTGAGCACCTGACCCTGCTTGCCCAGATCGCCGGCGTGGTGATCATCGCCATGGGCCTCCACTTTCTCGGTCTGTTCCGCATTTCTATTTTGAACCGCGAAGCGCGCTACCACCACGAGAGCCGGCCTGCAGGCCTTGCCGGCGCCTATCTTGTCGGCCTTGCGTTTGCCTTTGGCTGGACCCCGTGCATCGGCCCGGTGCTTGCTGCAATTCTTGCCCTCGCCGCTGTGGAGGACAGCGTGGCGCGCGGCGCGCTCCTGCTTGCGGTCTACTCCCTTGGGCTTGGGATTCCGTTCCTGTTATCTGCCGCGGCGATCAGGGCCTTCCTGACCTTCGCCCAGCGCTTCCGCCGCCACCTTGGCCTCGTCGAAAAGGCCATGGGCGGCCTGCTGGTCTTGACGGGCGTCATGTTCTTGACCGGCACCATGACGCAACTCTCCTTCTGGCTTCTGGAAACTTTTCCTGCCCTCGGCCGTATCGGCTGA
- a CDS encoding GNAT family N-acetyltransferase gives MISAARADNLKVLSRSAADRHALDHPATSSSRPAVVADLPLSSGSWKLGAYRDFDSIEAQWRCLEQRAVGYPFQEFDWLKNWHQQIGRPSGAEPFILTVADASGRLSMILPLVIERALGQNRLAPMGDPVCDYHGPLITPAFAALLDRRAIHLLLERAVKLAGVNYVLLTRIPPQLGAIANPFANLDLHPFSASAHATSLGDDWESFYASRRSTKTRRRFREKEKALAKLGPIRFDIVTDPAERKALAAEMMTLKASQLQATAGEYNTFAHPFVQNFFRKVAGDSAVADVFMFKLTVGETLAAAAVGLVKDGSFFYEVPVYPDCGLQRYSPGNLLLHKIMAWAIDRGCTRFDFTIGDEPYKLDWCEQTWHLGCGAWGNGLAGRVGAQMALGEIALKRHVKHNPRLLAAAVRLRNVWGRLRSPRHAS, from the coding sequence ATGATAAGCGCGGCCCGTGCCGACAACCTCAAGGTCCTTTCGCGATCAGCTGCAGATCGTCACGCGCTCGATCATCCCGCCACGTCATCATCGCGTCCTGCGGTCGTAGCGGACTTGCCGCTCTCTTCCGGGTCATGGAAGCTCGGCGCCTATCGGGACTTCGACAGCATCGAAGCACAGTGGCGCTGCCTCGAGCAGCGCGCCGTAGGATATCCGTTTCAGGAATTCGACTGGCTCAAGAACTGGCACCAGCAGATCGGACGCCCGTCGGGTGCCGAGCCATTCATTCTGACGGTCGCCGATGCAAGCGGCCGCCTCTCGATGATTCTGCCGCTGGTGATCGAGCGGGCGCTGGGCCAAAATCGCCTCGCCCCGATGGGCGACCCGGTTTGCGATTACCATGGCCCCCTCATCACCCCCGCCTTTGCGGCGTTGCTGGACCGGAGGGCCATTCATCTCCTGCTCGAGCGCGCAGTGAAGCTTGCGGGCGTCAACTATGTCCTGCTCACCCGCATACCGCCTCAGCTCGGCGCCATCGCCAATCCTTTCGCCAACCTCGATCTGCACCCGTTCAGCGCCTCGGCCCATGCAACCAGCTTGGGCGATGATTGGGAGAGCTTCTACGCGTCCCGACGCAGCACCAAGACCCGCCGCCGTTTTCGCGAGAAGGAAAAGGCGCTGGCCAAGCTTGGACCGATCCGCTTCGACATCGTGACCGATCCGGCTGAGCGAAAGGCCTTGGCTGCGGAAATGATGACGCTGAAAGCGTCCCAGCTTCAGGCCACCGCCGGCGAATACAATACCTTCGCACATCCCTTTGTACAGAACTTCTTCCGCAAGGTGGCGGGAGACTCGGCCGTCGCCGATGTCTTCATGTTCAAGCTCACCGTGGGTGAGACCCTGGCCGCAGCCGCTGTCGGCTTGGTGAAGGACGGCAGCTTCTTCTACGAGGTGCCCGTCTATCCCGATTGTGGCCTGCAGCGCTATTCGCCGGGCAATCTGCTGCTGCACAAGATTATGGCCTGGGCCATCGACCGAGGGTGCACGCGCTTCGACTTCACCATCGGCGACGAGCCTTACAAGCTCGACTGGTGTGAGCAGACCTGGCACCTCGGCTGCGGCGCCTGGGGCAACGGTCTTGCCGGACGGGTTGGCGCGCAGATGGCGCTGGGCGAGATCGCCTTGAAGCGACACGTAAAACACAATCCCCGTCTCCTGGCGGCAGCAGTCCGACTTCGGAATGTGTGGGGCAGGCTTCGCTCTCCGCGGCATGCTTCTTGA
- a CDS encoding lipid II:glycine glycyltransferase FemX: MSGGLRPARDHHASSEDALSPLAPKEVRLIAPDRWDELASTFRDVVPEQTAAYACARWGRDRVRCLAVSENGQVIGGGLLVDFNLPVLQRGLSVLKFGPLWRMSSQDDDPDRLNAVIHALQSHVADIEKRCLIMIPLPDPLSPGHMADALLAAGFQHRGSIPDPARYLVNLGIDLAAQRSSLHGKWRYNLKKAQSQNLEIAIVPGDEGLATFMQLYDAMLLRKRFDDHSGIDALPALVTAAVPSLRPEIVIARLDGTPTAGAVISRAGDRAMYMFGATDDRALGVKAGYALHWWILEHLTGSGPLWYDLGGAEGDPGLAQFKRQFVGAKGIITERLDEYAYATDPISRVAAFSIFGLRNAKRRWLARSERAAQ, from the coding sequence GTGTCCGGCGGTCTTCGCCCGGCGCGGGACCATCACGCCAGCAGTGAGGATGCTCTTTCACCGCTCGCGCCCAAAGAGGTCCGCCTCATCGCCCCCGATCGCTGGGACGAGCTCGCGTCCACTTTCCGTGATGTGGTGCCGGAACAGACCGCCGCCTATGCCTGTGCGCGCTGGGGTCGTGACCGCGTGCGGTGTCTGGCAGTGTCCGAGAACGGACAGGTGATCGGCGGAGGACTGCTGGTCGATTTCAATCTGCCTGTGCTGCAGCGCGGGCTCTCGGTCCTCAAATTCGGGCCGCTTTGGCGCATGTCTTCGCAAGACGATGATCCGGATCGGCTGAACGCGGTCATCCATGCCTTGCAGAGCCATGTGGCCGACATAGAGAAGCGCTGTCTCATTATGATACCATTGCCGGACCCGCTCAGCCCGGGCCACATGGCCGATGCTCTGTTGGCGGCGGGCTTCCAGCATCGGGGCAGCATTCCCGATCCGGCCCGCTATCTCGTCAATCTGGGCATCGACCTCGCGGCCCAGCGCTCCAGCTTGCATGGCAAATGGCGCTACAATCTCAAGAAGGCGCAGAGCCAGAACCTCGAGATTGCGATCGTGCCTGGTGATGAGGGTCTTGCGACCTTCATGCAGCTTTATGATGCGATGCTTTTGCGCAAGCGGTTCGATGATCATTCGGGCATAGACGCCCTGCCCGCCCTGGTGACCGCCGCCGTGCCAAGCTTGCGACCTGAGATCGTGATTGCCCGCCTCGATGGGACGCCAACCGCGGGAGCCGTGATCTCCCGCGCCGGCGACCGGGCAATGTACATGTTTGGCGCGACCGACGACCGGGCGCTGGGGGTGAAGGCCGGCTATGCCTTGCACTGGTGGATTCTCGAGCATCTCACCGGCAGCGGACCTCTTTGGTATGATCTCGGCGGGGCCGAAGGCGACCCTGGGCTCGCGCAGTTCAAGCGCCAATTCGTCGGGGCGAAAGGGATAATCACCGAGCGACTTGACGAATACGCCTATGCCACAGACCCGATCAGCCGGGTCGCGGCCTTCAGCATCTTCGGCTTGCGCAACGCGAAACGGCGCTGGCTCGCCCGTTCGGAGCGCGCCGCGCAATGA
- a CDS encoding D-amino-acid transaminase, whose protein sequence is MSRIVHLNGAYLPEQDAKVSIFDRGYVFADGVYEVTAVIDGKLVDYAPHMERLDRSLRELEIAWPCSKDELREVHEELAKRNNVVEGVIYMQVTRGVAERDFAFPKDIPSALMAFTQHKKLLDSPYAASGVKVISIPDIRWKRRDIKSIALLPQCMGKQRAAEAGAFEAWMVEEGHVTEGTSSSAYIVKDGKVITRPLSNAILAGVTRRSLLRLAAEERIEIEERLFTLEEAHAADEAFLTSASTFVMPIVEIDGKSIGSGKPGPIATALRKIYLEAARS, encoded by the coding sequence ATGAGCCGCATCGTCCACCTGAATGGCGCTTACCTGCCGGAACAGGATGCCAAGGTTTCCATCTTCGATCGCGGCTATGTCTTTGCCGACGGCGTCTATGAGGTGACGGCCGTGATCGACGGCAAGCTTGTCGATTACGCCCCTCATATGGAGCGCCTGGACCGTTCCCTGCGCGAGCTCGAGATTGCCTGGCCTTGCAGCAAGGATGAGCTGCGCGAGGTGCACGAGGAGCTTGCCAAGCGCAACAACGTGGTCGAAGGCGTCATCTACATGCAGGTCACCCGCGGCGTCGCCGAGCGTGACTTTGCCTTCCCCAAGGACATTCCAAGCGCGCTGATGGCTTTCACCCAGCACAAGAAGCTGCTGGACAGTCCCTATGCGGCCAGCGGGGTTAAGGTGATCAGCATTCCGGATATCCGCTGGAAGCGCCGCGATATCAAATCCATCGCCCTCCTGCCCCAATGCATGGGCAAGCAGCGTGCGGCCGAGGCAGGCGCCTTCGAGGCCTGGATGGTGGAGGAGGGCCACGTGACGGAAGGCACCTCGTCATCCGCCTATATCGTGAAGGATGGCAAGGTGATCACCCGCCCCTTGTCGAATGCGATTCTGGCCGGCGTTACCCGCAGGTCTCTCCTCAGGCTCGCCGCTGAGGAGAGGATCGAGATCGAGGAGCGGCTGTTCACCCTCGAAGAGGCGCACGCTGCAGATGAGGCCTTCCTCACCAGTGCCTCCACATTCGTAATGCCCATCGTCGAGATCGACGGCAAGTCGATAGGCTCGGGCAAGCCCGGCCCGATCGCGACGGCTCTGCGCAAGATCTATCTCGAAGCCGCGCGCAGCTAA
- a CDS encoding metallophosphoesterase family protein, whose amino-acid sequence MTPNAAPAIQDLGQLDGALLIFGGVDGNLDALEALLKFAAERGIPFTRMIYTGSVAPFCAEPVACAQQFAELGIAAVKGSFEVDAPQLAQGAGVVDLSEMVAPGWKRILEDGLPPELADWMEALPAELVFSLGGYTFRVVHGGVTSMEKLLFRSSAGPAFQPELSVSTTDVVIAGRSGLPFTRLFSASDGPGQAWHNPGSLGLPPNDGTPRVWASMVRSASSGLVFDHMPIAYDHRTAANRLRRQCGDEVFSRWIESGLWPSLDDLPQGERRRRGKPIEPHRVTFGLGDERTQERPEARSCDGNLA is encoded by the coding sequence ATGACACCAAACGCCGCGCCGGCGATACAGGATCTGGGACAGCTCGATGGGGCGCTGCTGATCTTCGGGGGCGTGGATGGCAATCTCGATGCCCTCGAAGCCCTGCTGAAGTTCGCAGCGGAACGTGGCATCCCTTTCACCCGGATGATCTATACGGGCAGCGTGGCCCCCTTCTGCGCCGAGCCTGTGGCTTGCGCCCAGCAATTCGCCGAACTGGGCATAGCGGCGGTCAAGGGGTCCTTTGAGGTCGATGCACCACAGCTCGCGCAAGGCGCCGGTGTGGTGGATCTCTCCGAAATGGTCGCGCCGGGATGGAAGCGCATCCTCGAAGACGGCTTACCGCCTGAGCTGGCCGATTGGATGGAAGCCCTGCCGGCGGAGCTGGTGTTTAGCCTCGGCGGCTACACCTTCCGGGTGGTGCATGGCGGAGTGACCAGCATGGAGAAGCTGCTCTTCCGCTCCTCGGCCGGCCCCGCATTTCAGCCAGAGCTCAGCGTCTCCACGACCGATGTGGTCATTGCTGGCCGCTCCGGCCTGCCCTTTACCCGTCTTTTCTCTGCCAGCGATGGCCCGGGACAGGCCTGGCACAATCCCGGAAGCCTGGGCCTTCCCCCCAATGATGGAACACCACGCGTCTGGGCCTCCATGGTGCGGTCTGCGTCCTCGGGCCTCGTCTTCGACCATATGCCGATCGCCTATGACCACCGCACCGCCGCCAATCGGTTGCGGCGGCAGTGCGGGGATGAGGTCTTCTCTCGCTGGATCGAATCAGGCCTGTGGCCCAGCCTCGATGACCTGCCGCAGGGAGAACGCCGTCGCCGCGGCAAGCCGATCGAGCCTCATCGGGTCACCTTTGGCTTGGGAGACGAGCGGACGCAAGAAAGGCCGGAAGCACGCTCTTGCGATGGCAACCTAGCCTAG
- a CDS encoding SDR family NAD(P)-dependent oxidoreductase, with the protein MTLPIKASDLFDLRGEVALVTGASSGLGWRFAKTLAANGAKVVIGARRVDRLQALADEIKADGGEALAIALDTSDHAAIRNAFDEAEKAFGTVTLLVNNAGVSGTKPTINVSEQDWRDVLSVNLDGVWFTAHEAIKRLIAADRPGSIINIASILSFRASKTLAAYAASKGAVLQLTRALAVEFARNRIRVNAIAPGYIETELNSDFFKTEKGEYLKRGIPQRRIGDPSELDGALLLLAAPRASSFMTGSVVTIDGGQSISLDH; encoded by the coding sequence ATGACTTTACCGATTAAGGCATCAGATCTGTTCGATCTCCGGGGCGAAGTGGCGCTGGTGACCGGCGCATCCAGCGGGCTTGGTTGGCGCTTTGCGAAAACACTGGCCGCCAATGGCGCCAAGGTGGTGATCGGCGCCCGTCGCGTGGACAGGCTGCAGGCGCTCGCGGACGAGATTAAGGCCGACGGTGGTGAGGCGCTCGCCATTGCCTTGGATACGAGCGACCATGCCGCGATCCGCAATGCCTTTGACGAAGCGGAAAAGGCGTTCGGTACTGTCACTCTCCTGGTGAACAATGCCGGTGTGTCCGGAACGAAGCCCACGATCAATGTGAGCGAGCAGGATTGGCGGGACGTGCTCTCGGTCAATCTTGATGGCGTCTGGTTCACGGCCCATGAGGCGATCAAGCGCCTGATCGCCGCCGACCGGCCCGGCTCCATCATCAACATTGCCTCGATCCTCAGCTTCCGCGCGTCCAAGACACTCGCAGCCTATGCCGCATCCAAGGGTGCCGTTCTCCAGCTCACCCGCGCGCTGGCTGTCGAGTTTGCGCGGAACCGTATCCGGGTGAACGCGATCGCTCCCGGCTATATCGAAACCGAGCTCAACAGCGACTTCTTCAAGACGGAGAAAGGCGAGTATCTGAAGCGCGGCATTCCACAGCGACGCATCGGCGATCCAAGTGAGCTCGATGGCGCATTGCTATTGCTTGCGGCACCCCGAGCCTCCTCCTTCATGACCGGATCGGTGGTCACCATCGACGGCGGCCAATCCATTTCGCTGGACCATTGA